In Oncorhynchus keta strain PuntledgeMale-10-30-2019 chromosome 19, Oket_V2, whole genome shotgun sequence, a single genomic region encodes these proteins:
- the nsl1 gene encoding kinetochore-associated protein NSL1 homolog, with translation MEICLNEEEEYRVKFTSKKNVVEQIKKYKELLKKVLNGQPQLSEEAKQLLQEELLANFETAVQENVLINNQTWEEAPDEEEDECSALDDLLDENIVGTSRKRRKGPKEILPYVVRSLKAERKLMGMYEEVVKPQEMGKDPVQETIMTTLLDAAPRMFKQASAVMKSLQVVQQRAEGLGQVLNMCPTAESLEVFREVMGSKPNGEEKTASRTRPPIKRAMEQTELRNNYAPGLKRPAICNSNDKPE, from the exons ATGGAGATCTGCTTGAATGAAGAGGAAGAATATAGGGTGAAGTTTACGTCGAAAAAAAATGTGGTCGAACAAATTAAGAAATACAAAGAACTACTGAAGAAGGTATTGAATGGCCAACCTCAGCTATCCGAGGAAGCCAAGCAACTGTTACAGGAAGAGTTGCTGGCG AACTTCGAGACTGCTGTTCAAGAAAACGTGTTGATCAATAATCAGACGTGGGAGGAGGCTCCTGATGAAGAGG AAGATGAATGCAGTGCACTTGACGACCTGCTGGATGAGAACATTGTGGGAACTTCTCGGAAACGACGCAAAGGTCCTAAAGAGATCCTCCCCTATGTCGTACGGTCACTAAAGGCGGAGCGTAAACTCATG GGAATGTATGAAGAAGTAGTGAAGCCACAAGAAATGGGAAAGGACCCAGTACAAG AAACCATCATGACCACCTTATTGGATGCTGCACCTCGTATGTTTAAGCAAGCCAGCGCAGTAATGAAG TCTCTCCAGGTAGTGCAGCAGAGGGCCGAGGGTCTGGGACAGGTGCTGAACATGTGTCCCACAGCGGAGTCCCTGGAGGTGTTCAGGGAGGTGATGGGCAGCAAGCCCAATGGAGAGGAAAAGACGGCTAGTAGGACCAGACCACCCATTAAGAGAGCCATGGAGCAAACAGAGCTCAGAAACAACTATGCTCCTGGTCTAAAGAGGCCAGCCATTTGTAACAGCAATGACAAACCTGAGTGA
- the batf3 gene encoding basic leucine zipper transcriptional factor ATF-like 3 isoform X2, whose translation MSDSDISGSFLHSKNQNMLLLEICELQSSGDDGDEDRRLKRREKNRVAAKNSRKKKTQRADELHEAYECLEQKNRQLKKDVQFLSEEQRRLTEALKAHEPLCPIMHCVANLGSGTLGPRDVGVPSCLPR comes from the exons ATGTCTGACAGCGATATTTCTGGCAGCTTTCTACACAGCAAGAATCAAAACATGTTATTACTTGAAATATGTGAG CTGCAGAGCtctggtgatgatggtgatgaagacAGGAGGCTAAAAAGAAGGGAAAAGAACAGGGTGGCAGCGAAGAACAGCCGAAAAAAGAAGACACAAAGAGCAGATGAGCTGCATGAG GCATATGAGTGTCTGGAGCAGAAGAACAGACAGCTGAAGAAGGATGTGCAGTTTCTGTCTGAGGAGCAGAGGCGTCTAACGGAGGCCCTCAAGGCCCATGAGCCTCTCTGTCCCATCATGCACTGTGTTGCCAACCTGGGGTCAGGGACGTTGGGACCCAGGGATGTAGGGGTCCCCTCCTGTCTGCCCAGATAG
- the batf3 gene encoding basic leucine zipper transcriptional factor ATF-like 3 isoform X1 encodes MSDSDISGSFLHSKNQNMLLLEICETNCTQLQSSGDDGDEDRRLKRREKNRVAAKNSRKKKTQRADELHEAYECLEQKNRQLKKDVQFLSEEQRRLTEALKAHEPLCPIMHCVANLGSGTLGPRDVGVPSCLPR; translated from the exons ATGTCTGACAGCGATATTTCTGGCAGCTTTCTACACAGCAAGAATCAAAACATGTTATTACTTGAAATATGTGAG ACCAACTGTACTCAGCTGCAGAGCtctggtgatgatggtgatgaagacAGGAGGCTAAAAAGAAGGGAAAAGAACAGGGTGGCAGCGAAGAACAGCCGAAAAAAGAAGACACAAAGAGCAGATGAGCTGCATGAG GCATATGAGTGTCTGGAGCAGAAGAACAGACAGCTGAAGAAGGATGTGCAGTTTCTGTCTGAGGAGCAGAGGCGTCTAACGGAGGCCCTCAAGGCCCATGAGCCTCTCTGTCCCATCATGCACTGTGTTGCCAACCTGGGGTCAGGGACGTTGGGACCCAGGGATGTAGGGGTCCCCTCCTGTCTGCCCAGATAG